The window GATGGAGGCGTCTCCTATGTCATCATCTTTGGCACCACCGACCGGGACATGGGGACGGGCGCCCGGCGCCGTGGCCACGAAGCGCCGAAGGATCGGCGGGCGCTCCAGCCACCTCGACTTCGGTGAGGTGGACCGGCTCCCGGGTACCACGCGCCAGGACGGCGACGCCGCCTGCCGTACGGACATCGGCAACCCAGTTCGCCCGCCTGCCGAACATCGACACCAGGAAACGCTCGCCCTCGTGGACGCTCATGACGAGCGGGCGGGAGACGATGCGCCCGCTGCGTCTGCCGACGACCTCCAGCGAGACCCACGTAGCCGGTGCCAGGCGCCCGGAGGCGAACTGCACGGCGGAGATCCGGTTGAGGATGCGGGCCAGCCAATTCGGGCGGCCGCCGCGATACATCCACCGCCGGAACCGCCCACCGCCGCTCACGACATCGCTCCGGAGCAGGCATAGAGCTCCATCAGCTGGAGGCGGGCCGCGTGCAGGCGTTCCGCCACCACGTGCCCAGGACCAGCCGAGCACCGTTTGGGGCCCGATCCGCTCGACGACGATGTCACCACGGCCGGGAACGTGACAGTCGATCACCACCTCGCCGACCTGCAGCGACCAGAACCGGTCGGCAACGGCATCCTCCCGGAACAGCCGTCGACCGGCCGGGAGATAGACCGGACGTCCCGCCGATGCCAGTCGTCGAAGCCACGTGGCGGGAAATTCGGCGACAAAGTTCATGCAGGGTCAGCTGGTCGAGAACACTGAGCGACGTCACGCCATCACTTCCGATGGATACCTGCGGTGCGGATGCCGGTGGTGCGGCAGCCCTACTCAAGCGACGCCGAAAACCGTGCCGGGGGTGAGCAACTCGCGATCGTCGACGTCGAATCCCAGCGCATCCACGACCTGAACCACTCCGGCGACCTGCCGGATGAAACGAACCAATCGTTCGGCTGTGGAACGGTGGCCGACCTGCCCGGCGACACTCACCACACCGGCCTGCACCTCGGCGGTGACCGGCTGACCGTCGCTCTCGTCGCCGAGAAGGCAGGCGGAGAGCACGGC of the Actinoplanes sichuanensis genome contains:
- a CDS encoding nitroreductase/quinone reductase family protein, whose translation is MNFVAEFPATWLRRLASAGRPVYLPAGRRLFREDAVADRFWSLQVGEVVIDCHVPGRGDIVVERIGPQTVLGWSWARGGGTPARGPPPADGALCLLRSDVVSGGGRFRRWMYRGGRPNWLARILNRISAVQFASGRLAPATWVSLEVVGRRSGRIVSRPLVMSVHEGERFLVSMFGRRANWVADVRTAGGVAVLARGTREPVHLTEVEVAGAPADPSALRGHGAGRPSPCPGRWCQR
- a CDS encoding BON domain-containing protein encodes the protein MVAVLSACLLGDESDGQPVTAEVQAGVVSVAGQVGHRSTAERLVRFIRQVAGVVQVVDALGFDVDDRELLTPGTVFGVA